DNA sequence from the Tissierella sp. genome:
TGCTGGAAATAAAGGGAATTAGCGCAAGTTACGGACCAACTAAAGTACTCCATGATATTTCCTTAAAGGCAGAAGAAGGAAAAATAACAACTCTTATTGGTGGTAATGGAGCAGGAAAAACAACTACACTAAATTGTATTATGGGAGTTGTTAAATCTCAAGGCGGCAGTATTACCTGGAAAGGTAAAGACATTACAAATCTAAAAACACCTGAAATTGTTAAGATGGGTATATCTTTAATCCCAGAAGGAAGGCATATTTTTCCTGATATGACTGTTGTTGAAAATCTCGAAATGGGTGCCTATATCCGTAAAGATAAGAAAAATGTAATAAAAGAGGATATGGATGAAATTTTCGAGACATTTCCAGTACTAAAAGCTAGATATAAACAACTAGCAGGTACTATGTCAGGTGGAGAGCAACAGATGCTTGCAATCGGAAGATCTCTAATGGGTAGCCCTGAATTAATACTAATGGATGAGCCTTCAATGGGTTTAGCTCCTATAATAGTAGACGAAGTATTCGGTATTATTGAAAAGATAAAAAATATGGGAAAAACTATTTTACTTATAGAACAAAATGCTTCAGTGGCCTTGAATATTGCTCATTATGGTTATGTTATTGAGTTAGGACATATAGCTTTAAAAGGAACTGGAAAGGAATTGTTAAATAATTCCGAAGTAGAAAAGGCATACTTAGGCTTGTAATAATAAATGTACTTTGGAATAATCAATACCCTACAGTTTTA
Encoded proteins:
- a CDS encoding ABC transporter ATP-binding protein codes for the protein MLEIKGISASYGPTKVLHDISLKAEEGKITTLIGGNGAGKTTTLNCIMGVVKSQGGSITWKGKDITNLKTPEIVKMGISLIPEGRHIFPDMTVVENLEMGAYIRKDKKNVIKEDMDEIFETFPVLKARYKQLAGTMSGGEQQMLAIGRSLMGSPELILMDEPSMGLAPIIVDEVFGIIEKIKNMGKTILLIEQNASVALNIAHYGYVIELGHIALKGTGKELLNNSEVEKAYLGL